A window from Malassezia restricta chromosome I, complete sequence encodes these proteins:
- a CDS encoding transcription factor, whose product MPPNVPEGQIFKATYSGVPVYECIIKDVAVMRRRSDAWLNATQILKVVGLDKSQRTRVLEKEVQKGIHEKVQGGYGKYQGTWIPMDVAIALAEHYRIRDVLDPIISFVPSETSPPPAPKHAIASSGRLKKSAHDMLDPSASRLSSDENSSEIFPAEDENGSEGSISPSPSDVSSSSRTPSPIAADAAKMEYHPYTDPRNTTAMYTPNGRIPTAYAPAAYRDPYSVPMQPSYDNLDPQARYAEIILDYFISETTTVPPLLVNPPPDFDPNMSIDEDEHTALHWACAMGRVRVVKLLLTAGADMFRVNSNGQTALMRAAMFSNNYDLRKFPELFELLHRSILNIDRNDRTVFHHVVDLALSRGKPHASRYYLETMTRRLAEYGEQLADILNFQDDEGETALTMAARARSKRLVKLLLEHGADPKIRNREGKNAEDYIVEDERFRASPARAASLPYAPNTNAPHTSEAGQRAAGRSVGLVSTLLHDLADSYDTELSVLERKLTHAQTLLMQIQNEISDSSRIEATLLPKGQEGEDASALQRLASHYLARKRHAESMAAQHAWDRVLEQVQQARPDLTLGEAPTAPTDVQLICAKSSSDSLYAELTMLRKRADDIVKRYGAMQQLHFDTVREEDADRTMAMYRRLIATGCGGIPTSEVDAVVNVLGDLLEEDHRANAAPAP is encoded by the coding sequence ATGCCGCCGAACGTGCCAGAAGGTCAGATTTTCAAGGCAACGTATTCAGGCGTCCCCGTGTACGAATGCATAATCAAAGATGTGGCTGTTATGCGCCGCCGTAGTGATGCATGGCTGAATGCGACGCAGATCCTCAAGGTCGTCGGACTCGACAAGTCACAGCGCACGCGTGTGCTCGAAAAAGAAGTGCAGAAAGGTATCCACGAAAAAGTACAGGGCGGGTACGGTAAGTACCAGGGCACATGGATCCCGATGGACGTGGCCATTGCTCTCGCAGAGCACTACAGGAtccgcgacgtgctggaTCCGATCATCTCGTTTGTGCCGTCTGAGACGTCCCCTCCTCCCGCACCGAAACACGCCATTGCATCCTCTGGACGGCTGAAAAAGTCGGCCCATGACATGCTCGACCCCTCTGCGTCGCGTCTGTCGAGCGATGAGAACAGCAGTGAGATTTTCCCGGCGGAGGATGAAAATGGATCGGAGGGTAGTATCAGCCCATCACCCAGCGAtgtgagcagctcaagtCGCACGCCCAGCCCCATTGCGGCGGATGCAGCAAAAATGGAATATCATCCTTACACTGACCCGCGTAATACGACGGCTATGTACACGCCGAATGGTCGCATACCCACAGCCTATGCTCCTGCAGCGTACCGTGATCCCTATTCCGTGCCTATGCAGCCATCCTACGACAACTTAGATCCTCAGGCGCGGTACGCAGAGATCATTCTAGACTACTTTATCAGCGAGACGACGACCGTGCCTCCGTTGCTGGTCAATCCTCCGCCCGACTTTGACCCGAACATGAGTATcgatgaggacgagcaTACGGCCTTGCACTGGGCATGTGCTATGGGacgcgtgcgtgtcgtgaAGCTATTGCTCACGGCCGGCGCTGATATGTTCCGCGTGAACAGCAATGGACAAACGGCCTTGATGCGGGCAGCCATGTTCAGCAATAACTACGACTTGCGCAAGTTTCCCGAGCTGTTTGAGCTCTTGCACCGCAGCATTTTGAATATTGATCGGAACGATCGCACGGTATTTCACCATGTGGTGGACCTCGCACTCAGCCGTGGCAAGCCCCATGCAAGTCGCTACTATCTCGAGACGATGACCCGACGTCTCGCTGAGTatggcgagcagcttgCCGATATTCTCAATTTCCAAGACGATGAAGGCGAGACGGCCTTAACTAtggccgcacgcgcgcgatcAAAGCGGCTCgtcaagctgctgctggagcatgGTGCCGATCCCAAGATCCGCAATCGCGAAGGAAAAAATGCTGAGGACTATATTGTCGAAGATGAGCGTTTCCGTGCAAGTCCTGCGCGTGCTGCTAGCTTACCATACGCGCCAAATACGAATGCCCCCCACACGTCTGAGGCAGGGCAACGTGCGGCGGGCCGATCTGTCGGTCTGGTATCGACCCTGCTGCATGACTTGGCGGACAGCTACGATACTGAGCTATCTGTGCTTGAGCGGAAATTGACGCATGCACAGACGCTGCTGATGCAAATACAGAACGAGATTTCGGACAGCAGTCGCATAGAAGCCACACTTCTACCCAAAGGACAAGAAGGCGAAGACGCTTCCGCTCTACAGAGGCTTGCATCACATTACCTCGCTAGAAAGCGGCATGCAGAAAGTATGGCTGCACAACATGCATGGGATCGTGTGCTAGAACAAGTGCAGCAAGCCCGCCCTGATCTCACGTTAGGTGAAGCACCGACCGCTCCCACGGACGTGCAGCTGATATGTGCGAAAAGCTCTTCAGACTCCCTCTACGCCGAGCTTACCATGCTTCGAAAACGTGCGGATGACATCGTCAAGCGGTACGGCGCCATGCAACAGCTGCACTTTGATACTGTGCGTGAGGAGGATGCGGATCGTACTATGGCCATGTACCGCCGCCTCATTGCGACTGGATGCGGTGGCATCCCCACATCTGAAGTCGATGCTGTTGTCAATGTACTTGGTGATTTGCTAGAAGAAGATCACCGCGCgaatgcagcgcctgcgccgtga
- a CDS encoding rRNA small subunit pseudouridine methyltransferase Nep1 produces MSESDYFSSDDEGARTTISAPAAHRPIGGAMPQPEKRQPRATRSFAALRNTYLDTAGPEEDMPETPEENQADQREKEAEEETDAGESTSKKSRLSATAPPHTPASLLRQTMATASSKRTRVGPSLVPMAPKLPKTHTEKESQPRLIVVLEQACLETYKASSGSATHARGNKEAGEKYALLNCDDHQKVLAKMGRDISEARPDITHQCLLTLLDSPLNKAGLLQVYIHTSKGVLIEVNPQVRIPRTFKRFSGLMVQLLHRLSIRSIKGSEKLLRVIKNPVTDYFPANTHKITLSYNAPVQRLSSYLATIPSDRNIAVFVGAMAHGEDNFADEFVDEKISISEYSLSASVACGKFCCSLEDLWGIV; encoded by the coding sequence ATGTCGGAGTCAGACTACTTTTCGTCCGATGATGAAGGAGCTCGCACGACCATCAgtgctccagcagcacatAGGCCGATTGGCGGTGCGATGCCACAGCCAGAGAAGCGGCAGCCCcgcgccacacgctcatttgcggcgctgcgcaatACATACCTAGACACGGCTGGCCCCGAGGAAGACATGCCAGAGACACCCGAGGAGAATCAAGCTGACCAAAGAGAGAAGGAGGCGGAAGAAGAAACGGATGCTGGTGAGAGCACGTCGAAAAAGTCGCGGCTCTCTGCCACCGCGCCACCCCACACGCCGGCGTCTTTGCTGCGGCAGACGATGGCTACAGCATCTTCCAAGCGTACGCGCGTGGGCCCATCACTTGTGCCGATGGCGCCCAAACTGCCCAAAACGCATACAGAAAAGGAGTCACAGCCTCGCCTCATTGTGGTGCTAGAGCAGGCGTGCCTCGAGACGTACAAAGCGTCTAGCGGCAGTGCTacgcatgcacgaggcaATAAGGAAGCCGGCGAAAAGTATGCGCTACTGAACTGTGACGACCACCAGAAGGTGCTGGCCAAGATGGGCCGCGATATTTCGGAAGCACGCCCTGACATTACGCATCAGTGCCTGctcacgctgctggacTCACCGCTGAACAAGGCTGGCCTCCTGCAGGTGTACATCCACACGTCGAAGGGCGTGTTGATCGAGGTCAACCCACAGGTGCGTATTCCACGGACGTTCAAGCGCTTCAGCGGTCTCatggtgcagctgctgcaccgGCTCAGCATCCGCTCGATCAAGGGCTCAGAGAAGCTGCTCCGTGTGATCAAGAACCCCGTGACGGATTATTTCCCCGCCAACACACACAAGATCACTCTGTCGTACAATGCGCCTGTGCAGCGTCTGTCTTCATACCTCGCCACCATACCATCTGATCGCAATATTGCCGTGTTTGTgggtgccatggcacatGGCGAGGACAACTTCGCCGACGAATTTGTGGATGAAAAGATCTCCATCAGCGAGTACAGCCTGAGTGCCAGTGTTGCCTGCGGCAAGTTTTGCTGCAGTCTCGAGGATCTCTGGGGTATTGTGTAG
- a CDS encoding cell division cycle 14: MPEANGASSSSADAILHISPDDSDLVDFSLTQVQDTVLPTTSAVPSTTTPLTSPAPTLPATSLPPLEHGLIPVSTRFWFGVFRELVDPDLLNKDAPSTTRYVPADVPLCERPSKLQWFCIDDDLVYMSFSNDWGPLNIAMFYRFCVHVHQMLMDPHMDGTHLVLYTSTHPHHKANAALLCAMYAMTIDHISPADAFYPFSEMEFQPFRDAGYGRADYSLTIQDILYGVRRALDHDLLDLTTFDLESYEYYEQVHNGDWNWITPHFLAFASPKDRAYMSTLASQGPHAAACMAKRMPMNPALRKTVEYFQDHKITLVVRLNNALYYSGAFEQAGIEHKDMYFDDGSNPSDEIIRAFIREADRTIKAGGVIAVHCKAGLGRTGVLIGAYLIWRYGFSASEVIGYMRLMRPGCVVGPQQHFMYENTAKWIQWGAEDRLRAELARELSAPAAPQTPAPSKRVVDAPATAPVNRMAKTTPCVGQPRKSPTSKRRRLDEVPSCLRVPSDESDAKTVAAQLDSAPSSPRTDAEVLGVLDPEPSPTATSPTSTAGEKAPRLAQPGTASPTRARRVMTPSQPSALSPARSPVPKVRASPRMSPARVGAENRPPTLRSTVRSPRART, from the coding sequence ATGCCGGAAGCGAATGGCgcgtcgagcagctctGCTGACGCGATACTGCACATTTCGCCCGATGACTCGGATCTTGTGGATTTCTCCCTCACACAAGTGCAGGACACCGTACTGCCGACCACCAGCGCTGTGCCAAGCACCACAACACCGTTGACATCGCCAGCGCCAACGTTGCCGGCGACTTCACTGCCGCCCCTGGAGCATGGCCTCATTCCTGTGTCAACGCGTTTCTGGTTCGGTGTGTTCAGGGAGCTGGTCGACCCAGACTTGCTCAACAAGGACGCGCCCAGCACAACTCGCTATGTCCCGGCCGATGTGCCGCTCTGTGAGCGCCCGTCAAAGCTCCAGTGGTTTTGTATTGATGATGATCTTGTGTATATGAGCTTCTCAAACGACTGGGGTCCTTTGAACATTGCCATGTTCTATCGATTCTGCGTCCATGTCCACCAGATGCTCATGGACCCCCACATGGACGGCACGCACCTTGTTCTGTACACGAGTACGCACCCTCACCACAAGGCCAATGCTGCGCTTCTTTGTGCGATGTATGCGATGACCATCGACCACATTTCTCCCGCCGATGCATTCTACCCATTCAGCGAAATGGAGTTCCAGCCGTTCCGTGATGCAGGATACGGCCGGGCAGACTACAGTCTTACGATCCAAGATATTCTGTatggcgtgcgccgcgcattGGATCATGACCTGCTCGACCTAACGACCTTTGACTTGGAGTCGTATGAATACTATGAGCAAGTGCATAATGGCGATTGGAACTGGATTACGCCTCACTTTCTGGCGTTTGCCAGTCCCAAAGACCGAGCTTATATGTCCACGCTGGCGTCCCAGGGCCCccatgctgcagcgtgcATGGCAAAGCGCATGCCTATGAACCCTGCCCTGCGCAAGACCGTCGAGTACTTCCAGGACCATAAGATCACGCTCGTCGTGCGACTGAACAATGCCTTGTACTACAGTGGAGCCTTTGAGCAGGCCGGGATTGAGCACAAGGACATGTACTTTGATGACGGCTCCAATCCCTCCGATGAAATTATCCGTGCCTTTATTCGCGAAGCTGACCGCACCATCAAGGCTGGTGGCGTCATTGCCGTGCATTGCAAAGCAGGCCTTGGCCGGACTGGTGTCTTGATCGGTGCCTATTTAATTTGGCGCTACGGATTCTCCGCCAGTGAAGTCATCGGCTACATGCGCCTTATGCGGCCCGGCTGTGTCGTGGGACCGCAGCAGCATTTTATGTACGAGAACACGGCCAAGTGGATTCAGTGGGGCGCTGAAGACAGACTGCGTGCAGAGCTCGCACGAGAACTCtcagcgcctgccgcgccacaGACACCCGCACCCTCAAAACGGGTCGTAGACGCGCctgccacggcgcctgtcAACCGTATGGCCAAGACGACGCCCTGTGTCGGACAGCCACGGAAAAGCCCCACGTCCAAGCGCCGGCGTTTGGACGAGGTGCCAAGCTGCTTGCGTGTACCCTCTGACGAGTCTGATGCTAAGACTGTCGCGGCACAGCTGGACAGTGCACCCTCATCGCCGCGCACGGATGCCGAAGTGCTTGGCGTGCTGGACCCGGAGCCTTCGCCGACAGCGACGTCGCCCACCTCGACAGCAGGCGAGAAAGCACCTCGTCTTGCTCAGCCAGGGACCGCCAGTCCCACACGAGCACGGCGGGTGATGACACCATCTCAGCCCAGTGCTCTCAGCCCCGCGCGATCGCCTGTACCCAAGGTACGCGCCTCCCCCCGAATGTCGCCTGCTCGTGTGGGCGCAGAAAACCGGCCACCGACACTCCGCTCGACCGTTCGCAGCCCGCGGGCACGCACATAG
- a CDS encoding protein CMC4 gives MPDQANPNPCKPYACQIQACIQRHQYNQDRCEHLVKQLYHCCASYYKKYGLDSECASCPKPDALNKKLAAWGEL, from the coding sequence ATGCCCGATCAGGCCAACCCTAATCCGTGCAAGCCCTACGCATGCCAAATCCAAGCGtgcatccagcgccaccagTATAATCAGGACCGCTGCGAGCATCTCGTGAAGCAGCTGTACCACTGCTGTGCGTCCTACTACAAGAAGTACGGGCTCGACAGCGAATGCGCGAGCTGTCCCAAGCCGGATGCATTGAATAAGAAATTGGCGGCTTGGGGCGAGTTGTAA
- a CDS encoding folylpolyglutamate synthase, protein MYQPDAGSRGMVKQQPLLILRSEPPLPLFCMPFPIPPFASDISLLRLSVLRILTGQKGLPAPQLLTHSEKLKQMTVQGWRLKMLELIQVQAGSQRPEDDQVFYGLPLEDSHDCSALEHGDEVVVRLRRGYTLADLQLPDLGPNHDYSVNLDDTETLYRLPESEVTRPTEPSSHSSSIQANPNGNYQAFQYPDYRHGYRVVVAKGVGNGVVSRSSGAELAAPPLSYADPHMAIDAHALAQLKGLARSNGRVGADARARLAELGYGVPEYKAKAKKRSQRSPYENLVPGSAPLRLVPGVPETSAGGDSWLPPSAPTSLPRYAAPTHSVSKPLRRSHAAPAPVSAPAAMPARMRVSEPVLTTVAPASAPMPTAPASYPSLAPAAMTAAAPPTTETMHALPRPVLGHDRNTQAQLGPMVAPLHAKPKTKKKKKTTKSSTMSTFFATMRANDSAATSQLFVPLYSAPFLGTQAKDSVTGSKILGLIKGMGKPKHQPTDEPIPVAEEDVAEVTAAPSVPPSYSQARLHDHLPAVPADAAEVTGEPIVPAADVYPPPVLSNEPPHYMWSTHASSDEYRSAPMLPRTETQPQAVYEMQQPTDYAAARTVQAPAVYPAEQPASFAAQRTALPAVYETQPYTTQRVAPDVYAAQRPTSSATPRTPPLPTMYETPQPMGYTTQQSAQAPAVYETLQPTGYTTQRTVETARPDGARLKESSVPITPSSAHLAPPSGVSVYTYGSPAGVVLPQAEPAAVPAHTHHGVMDHLLHTSVTGQDLHDPEEITTPKRSTKREFLSPGMTDHDGVELPFHDSVDEPSVGAITPSASLQRTPTVAVTPSSSARRGIEPAIPISTLALVPPSTRPTAQPAAGAARYWSAYSHTSPRVEPTGTTHSHRGLTAASERMAPSSRASYPVATYSDREAQPAPAVPMDVQKSAPFVRHTASAAPLQRWATYTAPSSMQAQPPLVQPSLPSALPSSQDARVVSSVSPGDMMQPGQLYQPGPAVYVPVDAPADLSRRHTLAAMVPHSFA, encoded by the coding sequence ATGTATCAACCAGATGCCGGGTCCCGTGGGATGGTGAAGCAGCAGCCGCTGCTGATCCTGCGGTCTGAGCCTCCGCTGCCCCTATTTTGCATGCCCTTTCCGATTCCGCCGTTCGCGAGTGACATTTCCCTGTTGCGTCTGAGCGTGCTGCGGATTCTTACGGGGCAAAAAGGCCTGCCTGCGCCTCAGCTGCTGACTCACAGCGAGAAACTCAAGCAGATGACCGTGCAGGGCTGGCGCCTCAAGATGCTCGAGCTTATCCAGGTGCAGGCTGGCAGCCAGCGGCCCGAGGACGACCAGGTCTTTTATGGCCTGCCGCTCGAGGACAGCCATGACTGCTCGGCGTTGGAGCATGGCGACGAAGTCGTCGTGCGTCTCCGCCGCGGATACACGCTTGCTGATCTGCAGCTACCGGATCTCGGCCCGAACCACGACTACTCCGTCAACTTGGACGACACGGAGACCCTGTACCGCTTGCCGGAATCCGAGGTGACGCGTCCGACGGAGCCATCGTCGCATTCGTCATCGATCCAGGCGAATCCGAATGGCAACTACCAGGCATTCCAGTACCCTGACTACCGCCACGGATaccgcgtcgtcgtggccaAGGGCGTGGGCAACGGCGTAGTCAGCCGCTCCTCCGGCGCTGAGCTGGCTGCTCCTCCGCTGTCGTACGCGGATCCGCACATGGCGATCGATGCACATGCCCTGGCTCAGCTCAAGGGCCTCGCCCGCTCGAACGGGCGCGTTGGCGCGGACGCACGGGCGCGTCTGGCCGAGCTGGGATACGGCGTGCCGGAGTACAAGGCCAAGGCCAAAAAGCGCTCGCAAAGGTCGCCATACGAGAACCTCGTGCCGGGCTCGGCCCCATTGCGTCTCGTGCCAGGTGTGCCGGAGACGAGCGCTGGTGGCGACTCGTGGCTGCCGCCCAGTGCGCCCACGTCCCTGCCCAGGTACGCTGCCCCCACGCACAGCGTCTCGAAACCGTTGCGCAGGTCGCacgctgctcctgcgcctgTCTCTGCGCCAGCGGCTATGCCTGCTCGCATGCGCGTGTCAGAGCCCGTGCTGACGACCGTCGCGCCGGCCTCAGCAccgatgccgacggccCCTGCCTCGTACCCCTCGTTGGCCCCCGCAGCGATGaccgccgctgcgccgcccacgACAGAGACCATGCATGCCTTGCCACGGCCCGTGCTGGGGCATGATCGGAACACccaggcgcagctgggACCGATGGTGGCCCCCTTGCATGCCAAGCCCAAGACtaagaagaagaagaagacgacCAAATcatcgaccatgtcgacgttCTTTGCTACCATGCGTGCGAACGACTCTGCGGCTACGTCGCAGCTGTTTGTGCCGCTGTACTCGGCGCCTTTTCTGGGCACGCAAGCTAAGGACTCTGTGACGGGCTCCAAGATCCTGGGACTCATCAAGGGCATGGGCAAGCCCAAACACCAGCCGACCGACGAGCCCATCCCCGTGGCTGAAGAAGATGTCGCAGAGGTcacggcggcgccaagCGTGCCTCCCTCGTACTCGCAAGCCCGACTCCATGACCATCTTCCGGCCGTGCCAGCTGATGCGGCGGAGGTGACGGGGGAGCCGATCGTGCCTGCGGCAGACGTGTACCCACCGCCGGTGCTGTCGAACGAGCCGCCGCACTACATGTGGTCGACGCATGCGTCGTCCGATGAATACCGCAGCGCACCGATGCTCCCACGCACAGAGACACAGCCGCAGGCTGTGTACGAGATGCAGCAGCCTACTGACTATGCGGCGGCGCGAACGGTTCAGGCGCCTGCCGTGTATCCAGCTGAGCAGCCCGCGAGTTTCGCGGCACAACGCACGGCTCTCCCTGCTGTGTACGAGACGCAGCCCTACACGACGCAGCGTGTGGCACCTGATGTGTACGCGGCCCAGCGGCCGACGAGCTCTGCTACGCCTCGTACTCCTCCGCTCCCTACGATGTACGAGACGCCGCAGCCCATGGGAtacacgacgcagcagtCCGCGCAGGCACCCGCAGTGTACGAGACTCTCCAGCCTACGGGCTACACGACTCAGCGTACGGTGGAGACAGCACGCCCGGATGGCGCACGGTTGAAAGAGTCGTCCGTGCCGATCACGCCATCTTCggcgcatctggcgccACCGTCTGGCGTGAGCGTCTATACGTACGGCTCGCCAGCCGGCGTGGTGCTGCCGCAAGCCGAGCCTGCCGCCGTGCCAGCTCACACCCACCATGGAGTGATGGACCACCTTCTGCACACGTCTGTCACGGGTCAAGATCTGCACGATCCCGAGGAGatcacgacgcccaagcgcTCCACGAAGCGCGAATTCCTGTCGCCTGGCATGACCGACCATGATGGTGTGGAATTGCCCTTCCACGACTCGGTGGACGAGCCGTCCGTCGGCGCTATCACGCCCTCTGCCTCCCTGCAGCGCACTCCAACGGTGGCTgtgacgccgtcgtcctCTGCGCGCCGCGGTATTGAGCCAGCGATCCCGATCTCGACGTTGGCCCTTGTCCCGCCGTCCACACGACCGACGGCGCAGCCtgcggcaggcgcggcgagGTACTGGTCGGCCTACTCGCACACGTCACCACGTGTCGAGCCGACGGGCACGACACACTCGCATCGAGGCCTAACGGCGGCGTctgagcgcatggcgcccTCCTCGCGTGCGTCGTATCCGGTGGCTACTTACAGCGACCGTGAAGcgcagccggcgccggctgtGCCGATGGACGTGCAAAAGTCTGCGCCCTTTGTTCGTCATACCGCATCCGCGGCGCCCCTGCAGCGCTGGGCGACGTACACGGCGCCATCGTccatgcaggcgcagccgccgctcgtgcagcCATCGCTGCCGTCCGCTCTGCCCTCCTCGCAGGATGCACGTGTCGTGTCTTCGGTGAGTCCAGGGGACATGATGCAGCCGGGCCAGCTGTACCAGCCCGGGCCTGCCGTCTATGTGCCTGTCGACGCGCCTGCGGACCTTTCGCGCCGGCACACGCTGGCCGCGATGGTCCCCCATTCTTTTGCGTAG
- a CDS encoding telomere length regulation protein, with product MEPSDGARESDGRVYPMFAAAAGDESAYKRRRLPPSKPRAAKSRARLSTTTLLAAWGQEARAPTPPPAQPMQRTVRGTATSDMAHPFFAKRETKSAPMARVHAHATRPLQTVPAPWPEAPMVHVVPSQEPRMTRQGVSWPRRARSCSQSASDLTWSYTMHPSSKAADPCMVCEAAMVPSSSSTAWHMEPRSPLTYLAADPACQRSDTHASPVIAYMHERLSRQERQALSPQPHASAHASLWMDHWRPTCAAHVLGNEASATILRDWLQDLRVSFSGATQRPAMTRRASRRRDRPASAESSEDEFQPEEAAWFDQFRAPASPPPPAPTALTNGMVLVGPTGVGKSAAVYACASELGFEVFELYPGMGRRSGKDLAGAVGQLTRNHMVLGDARARIRDMPHQSLILLDEADVLFDDDIGFWPAVAELMSDSLRPVVLTCTDLDAIPLADLPIQRVLTWHPAPVPAAATYLQLVALAEGYIVSHAAMQALYLRTLPPPDALTPRSGPVMPTSHAYPSSRVVSTAAACDLRAALAQLPWLCMRTRAKEMLEGTVSDARPGVLSAPSEVSALRAPQDDAQALRAMCRDAEALSVADVVCRHGEYVDEYVPLPKSRAHVSPVPSVPCASVHVPATLHLGPRLYAALAPRTASQLASLAARMDHDRVDHCRYLATLVRLLHVPPHEQLPRSSIPLDYAPYVRILQQCDAARQHAWAAYLYNAQQGLSGRATRNSARFALDGMGVRGWQAWLPFGPAELAAVRATAL from the coding sequence ATGGAGCCGTCGGACGGGGCACGCGAGTCCGATGGCCGCGTCTATCCTATGTTTGCCGCGGCGGCAGGCGATGAAAGCGCGTACAAACGTCGTCGGCTCCCGCCTTCCAAACCGCGCGCAGCCAAATCTCGCGCACGACTGTCCACCACCACGCTGTTGGCTGCATGGGGCCAGGAGGCACGAGCTCCAACGCCGCCTCCGGCGCAGCcgatgcagcgcaccgTGCGTGGTACAGCGACAAGCGATATGGCGCATCCTTTTTTTGCTAAGCGCGAGACCAAGTCTGCGCCGATGGCGCGTGTCCACGCCCATGCTACACGACCGCTCCAGACGGTCCCAGCCCCATGGCCAGAGGCCCCTATGGTGCACGTCGTCCCATCCCAGGAGCCACGTATGACTCGACAGGGTGTATCTTGgccacgacgtgcgcgctcgtgcagccAGTCCGCGTCCGATCTTACCTGGTCGTACACCATGCACCCAAGCAGCAAGGCGGCAGATCCGTGCATGGTGTGTGAAGCAGCGATGGTGCCCTCTTCCAGCAGCACAGCCTGGCACATGGAGCCGCGCTCGCCTCTCACCTACTTGGCAGCGGACCCTGCATGTCAACGATCTGATACCCACGCGTCTCCTGTGATCGCGTAtatgcacgagcgcctaTCGCGTCAAGAGCGCCAGGCGCTGTCGCCGCAGCCGCATGCCAGTGCCCATGCTTCCTTGTGGATGGATCACTGGCGGCCGAcatgtgcagcgcatgtaCTGGGAAACGAGGCGTCCGCCACGATCCTGCGCGACTGGTTGCAAGACTTGCGCGTGTCGTTCAGCGGAGCTACGCAGCGCCCTGCGATGACACGCCGAGCATCTCGGCGCCGCGACCGACCTGCTAGCGCTGAGTCGAGCGAGGACGAATTTCAGCCTGAGGAAGCTGCATGGTTTGATCAGTTtcgtgcgcctgcgtcgcctccgccgcccgcgcccaCCGCGCTGACCAACGgcatggtgctggtgggCCCGACGGGTGTGGGCAAGTCGGCGGCCGTGTATGCGTGTGCCTCTGAGCTAGGCTTTGAGGTGTTTGAGCTGTACCCGGGCATGGGTCGCCGCAGTGGCAAGGACTTGGCCGGTGCGGTGGGACAGCTTACGCGCAATCacatggtgctgggcgacgcacgcgctcgtaTACGAGATATGCCGCATCAGTCCCTGATTCTGCTGGATGAGGCGGATGTGCTCTTTGACGATGACATTGGCTTTTGGCCGGCGGTCGCAGAGCTCATGAGCGATTCTCTGCGTCCCGTCGTACTTACGTGCACGGACCTGGACGCCATTCCTCTGGCAGACCTTCCGATCCAGCGCGTCCTTACGTGGCACCCTGCCCCGGTGCCGGCAGCCGCGACGTACCTCCAGCTGGTCGCGCTGGCGGAAGGGTACATTGTGTCGCATGCCGCGATGCAGGCTCTCTACCTCCGTACCCTCCCACCCCCCGATGCACTGACGCCACGCAGTGGGCCGGTCATGCCGACGTCGCATGCGTATCCGAGCTCACGCGTCGTATCAACAGCCGCCGCATGCGATTTGCGCGCCGCACTCGCGCAGCTCCCATGGCTGTGTATGCGcacgcgtgccaaggagATGCTGGAGGGCACAgtcagcgacgcgcgtcctggcgtgctgagcgcgccgagcgaggTCAGTGCGCTCCGTGCGCCCCAGGACGATGCACAGGCCTTGCgtgccatgtgccgcgATGCTGAGGCGCTCTCAGTCGCCGATGTCGTGTGCCGACATGGCGAATACGTCGACGAGTACGTGCCGCTCCCCAAAAGTCGCGCACACGTATCGCCTGTGCCCAgtgtgccatgcgcatccgTGCATGTCCCCGCTACACTGCATCTGGGGCCGCGCTTGTACGCAGCGCTGgcgccacgcaccgcctcgcAGCTCGCATCTTTGGCAGCGCGCATGGATCACGACCGAGTGGACCACTGCCGATACCTCGCGACCTTGGTACGGCtcctgcatgtgccgccTCATGAGCAGCTGCCTCGCTCGAGTATACCCCTCGACTATGcgccgtacgtgcgcatCCTGCAGCAATGtgacgcagcgcggcagcatGCCTGGGCTGCCTACCTGTACAACGCGCAACAAGGCCTGTCTGgacgcgccacgcgcaACTCGGCGCGCTTCGCTTTGGACGGCATGGGCGTGCGCGGATGGCAGGCATGGCTGCCCTTTGGGCCAGCCGAGCTGGCGGCTGTCAGGGCCACGGCGTTGTGA